One Edaphobacter flagellatus genomic region harbors:
- a CDS encoding DUF1569 domain-containing protein: protein MKSLASEKVVLETRERLLRMQAGDCALWGRMTAPQMVRHLTYAYEVALGDRVVLPVKMKGLPEGMVKWIALRSGLPWKKNLQTTPELVTAVEEETTASFEELVGAAIATMESVAEGTRWQESHPIFGEMTAQDWMRWGYLHADHHLRQFGR from the coding sequence ATGAAGAGCCTGGCTTCGGAGAAGGTGGTGCTGGAGACGCGTGAGCGCCTGTTGCGGATGCAGGCGGGGGACTGCGCGTTATGGGGGAGAATGACGGCTCCGCAGATGGTGCGGCATCTGACGTATGCGTACGAGGTAGCTCTGGGGGACAGGGTGGTGTTGCCGGTGAAGATGAAGGGGCTGCCGGAGGGCATGGTGAAGTGGATTGCGTTGCGCTCGGGGCTGCCGTGGAAGAAAAACCTGCAGACGACACCTGAGCTTGTGACGGCGGTCGAGGAGGAGACAACTGCGTCGTTTGAAGAGCTGGTAGGTGCGGCGATAGCGACCATGGAATCCGTTGCAGAGGGGACGCGATGGCAGGAGAGTCATCCGATCTTCGGAGAGATGACGGCGCAGGACTGGATGCGGTGGGGGTATCTGCATGCGGACCATCATCTGCGGCAGTTTGGCCGGTAG
- a CDS encoding 4Fe-4S dicluster domain-containing protein, whose protein sequence is MAYVIAEPCIGTKDTACVDACPVDCIHPKKDEAGHADSAQLFIDPVECIDCGACVPVCPVSAIYAGDDLPEKWADFQQKAADHYGR, encoded by the coding sequence ATGGCTTATGTAATTGCGGAACCGTGCATCGGGACAAAGGACACAGCATGTGTTGATGCCTGCCCGGTGGACTGTATCCACCCGAAGAAGGATGAGGCGGGCCACGCAGATAGCGCACAGCTCTTCATCGATCCGGTGGAGTGCATCGACTGCGGCGCGTGTGTGCCGGTTTGCCCCGTTTCGGCGATTTACGCCGGTGACGACCTTCCGGAGAAGTGGGCAGACTTCCAGCAGAAGGCCGCCGATCACTACGGCCGGTAA
- a CDS encoding inositol monophosphatase family protein, which translates to MSQFEFAGIAEGIAREAGALLKSYYERGVKAEYKGDVDLVTEADKASEKLIRERLRVAFPTHGIYGEEGTRDRLESEYRWYVDPLDGTTNFAHGFPAFCVLLGLERRRAGLSADEDGEMVAGVTYDPLRDEMFVAEKGKGAWLNGRQIHVSKVKTLQESLTATGFPSQKRHNSPNIHFYQQITLRSHGVRRAGSAGLDLAYVACGRLDGFWEFNLNPWDTSSGILLVQEAGGSVTHFDGSPMTLDSREVLATNGLVKGEMVHIFTELFAGRELEPIPTPAEFAARRAAAGR; encoded by the coding sequence GTGAGCCAGTTTGAGTTTGCAGGTATTGCCGAGGGGATTGCGCGTGAGGCGGGAGCTCTGCTGAAGAGTTACTACGAGCGGGGCGTGAAGGCCGAGTATAAGGGCGACGTCGATCTGGTGACGGAGGCGGATAAGGCTAGCGAAAAGCTGATCCGCGAGCGACTGCGAGTGGCGTTTCCTACGCATGGCATCTATGGCGAGGAAGGCACGCGCGACAGGCTGGAGAGCGAGTATCGCTGGTATGTCGACCCGCTGGATGGAACGACGAACTTCGCGCATGGGTTTCCGGCGTTCTGTGTGCTGCTGGGGTTGGAGCGACGCAGGGCCGGCCTGTCAGCGGATGAGGACGGCGAGATGGTGGCGGGTGTGACGTACGATCCGCTGCGCGATGAGATGTTTGTGGCGGAGAAGGGCAAAGGAGCCTGGTTGAACGGGCGACAGATTCATGTGTCGAAGGTGAAGACGCTGCAGGAGTCGCTGACGGCGACGGGGTTTCCGAGCCAGAAGCGGCATAACAGCCCAAATATCCACTTCTACCAGCAGATCACGCTGCGATCGCATGGAGTGCGGCGGGCGGGTTCGGCGGGGCTGGATCTGGCGTATGTGGCGTGCGGACGGCTGGATGGGTTCTGGGAGTTTAATCTGAATCCGTGGGATACGTCGTCGGGGATTTTGCTGGTGCAGGAGGCGGGCGGTTCGGTGACGCACTTTGATGGGAGTCCGATGACGCTGGATAGCCGCGAGGTGCTGGCGACGAATGGACTGGTAAAGGGCGAGATGGTGCACATCTTTACGGAGCTGTTTGCGGGGCGCGAGCTGGAGCCGATCCCGACTCCTGCGGAGTTTGCGGCTAGGCGGGCAGCGGCGGGGCGATAG
- a CDS encoding VWA domain-containing protein, with amino-acid sequence MKGAAGVALAAMLLMQAPIVRRPPMKPVQPDADSEEQQQQPVDQGQVPTIRVQTRLVNLAVNVVDQTGAPVGGLQQDDFEVLEDGKVQKIAYFERESSTPLSIVLAIDASESVLTDERLEKMAAKKFVNALLRDQDELDLMDFSDTVREIVPFTNQKKRIEAGLNGIQRGAETALYDAIYLASDRLSQTKTDAGRRRVLVLITDGGDTAKRSRYAQALEAAQRAGAMIYSIIIVPIWADAGRNTGGEHALVQMSNDTGGKYFYVEDKKDLEPAFARVSDDLRTQYVIGYYAPQKSRDTSFRSVKVRMKDPELRGKYEVRHRNGYYADGR; translated from the coding sequence GTGAAGGGAGCGGCTGGAGTTGCGCTGGCGGCGATGCTTCTGATGCAGGCTCCAATTGTGCGGCGGCCTCCGATGAAGCCGGTGCAGCCGGATGCCGATTCGGAGGAGCAACAGCAGCAACCGGTGGACCAGGGGCAGGTGCCGACGATTCGGGTGCAGACACGGCTGGTGAATCTTGCAGTGAATGTGGTGGACCAGACGGGCGCTCCGGTGGGCGGTTTGCAGCAGGATGACTTTGAAGTGCTGGAAGATGGCAAGGTGCAGAAGATCGCCTACTTCGAGCGGGAGTCGTCGACGCCGCTGTCGATTGTGCTGGCGATCGATGCGAGCGAGAGCGTGCTGACGGACGAGCGGCTGGAGAAGATGGCCGCGAAGAAGTTTGTGAATGCGCTGCTGCGCGATCAGGATGAGCTGGACCTGATGGACTTCTCGGACACAGTGCGGGAGATCGTGCCGTTTACGAACCAGAAGAAGAGGATTGAAGCAGGGCTGAACGGGATACAACGAGGCGCGGAGACAGCGCTGTATGACGCGATCTATCTGGCTTCGGACAGGTTGTCGCAGACGAAGACGGACGCCGGACGCAGGCGTGTGCTGGTGCTGATTACGGACGGCGGGGATACGGCGAAGCGGTCGCGGTATGCGCAGGCGTTGGAGGCGGCGCAACGGGCGGGCGCGATGATCTACTCGATCATCATTGTGCCGATATGGGCGGACGCGGGCAGGAATACGGGCGGCGAGCATGCGCTGGTGCAGATGTCGAACGATACGGGTGGGAAGTATTTCTACGTCGAGGACAAGAAGGACCTGGAGCCGGCGTTTGCGCGGGTTTCGGACGATCTGCGGACGCAGTATGTGATTGGGTATTACGCTCCGCAGAAGAGCAGAGATACGTCGTTTCGTTCGGTGAAGGTGCGGATGAAGGACCCGGAGCTGCGCGGGAAGTATGAAGTGCGGCATCGAAATGGGTACTACGCGGATGGGCGGTAG
- a CDS encoding molybdenum cofactor biosynthesis protein MoaE — MRIEIVDEVIAADEIVASMKAGADGAVCVFDGIVRDNTRGRKTLHLDYEAYREMALEQMKSLAAEAVAKFGVRNVAVVHRLGRLMVGESSVLIVVASAHRGAAFDACRWLIDTLKKTVPIWKKEQFEDGAVWADGEPFPEEITGERVSDAAGGRL; from the coding sequence ATGAGGATTGAGATTGTTGATGAGGTGATCGCCGCCGATGAGATTGTGGCCTCGATGAAGGCCGGTGCGGATGGTGCGGTGTGCGTGTTCGATGGAATTGTTCGGGATAACACGCGCGGGCGGAAGACGCTCCACCTGGACTATGAGGCGTATCGCGAGATGGCGCTGGAGCAGATGAAGTCTCTGGCGGCGGAGGCGGTGGCGAAGTTCGGCGTGCGCAATGTGGCGGTGGTGCATCGGCTGGGGCGGTTGATGGTGGGCGAGTCGAGTGTGCTGATTGTGGTGGCTTCGGCGCACAGGGGGGCGGCGTTCGATGCGTGCCGATGGCTGATCGACACGCTGAAGAAGACGGTGCCGATATGGAAGAAAGAACAGTTTGAGGACGGCGCAGTGTGGGCGGATGGAGAGCCGTTTCCGGAAGAGATAACAGGTGAGCGCGTCAGCGATGCTGCGGGTGGGCGGTTGTGA